A single Vigna radiata var. radiata cultivar VC1973A chromosome 8, Vradiata_ver6, whole genome shotgun sequence DNA region contains:
- the LOC106770244 gene encoding glycinol 4-dimethylallyltransferase-like, with translation MPFSVFLCWAKLGVASIIEAYWKPPRLRPPATSHDMGPLLRWKKNPVLAAICIFSTMTLILPLSFFYHMKTFVLKRAAVFPKPLMFSVAFMSIYSLGISLFKDIPDIEGDKAFGIESFSTRLGQKRVFWICVSILESAFGVAFLAGLSSPFLWVKIVTGVGNAVLGSILWYRAKFVNLNDRASIRSYYLLIWKLLYVSYILLPLIR, from the exons ATGCCATTTTCTGTTTTCCTTTGTTGGGCCAAACTGGGTGTTGCTTCTATTATTGAGGCATACtggaagcccccaagactaagacctcctgctacttctcacgACATG GGTCCCCTGTTGAGATGGAAGAAAAATCCAGTGCTCGCGGCAATCTGCATCTTTTCTACTATGACTCTTATATTGCCCCTTTCATTTTTCTATCACATGAAG ACTTTTGTGTTGAAAAGAGCAGCCGTGTTTCCGAAGCCGCTGATGTTTTCTGTTGCATTCATGAGCATATACTCATTAGGTATATCACTTTTCAAG GATATACCAGATATCGAAGGAGATAAAGCATTTGGCATCGAATCTTTTTCAACACGTTTAGGTCAAAAGCGG GTATTCTGGATATGTGTTTCCATTTTGGAATCTGCTTTTGGAGTTGCCTTTCTCGCAGGATTATCATCTCCTTTCCTTTGGGTTAAAATTGTCACG GGTGTTGGAAATGCAGTTCTTGGTTCAATTCTCTGGTACCGGGCCAAATTTGTAAATCTTAATGACAGAGCTTCCATTAGATCCTACTATCTGCTGATTTGGAAG CTATTGTACGTATCGTACATACTCCTTCCTTTAATTAGATAA